The sequence GAGAATCTCTGCTATGCACGAGAAGCTACAAGACATCATCAACAAGCAGGTCAATTCCGAGCACGAGGCTGCCCTCGTCTACACCCAGCTCGCCTACGAGATGGACAACCTCTCCCTGCTGGGTATGCGCGACTGGTTCAAGAACCAGGCGGCGGAGGAGCGCGAGCACGCCCAGAAGTTTGCGGATCACCTCATTAACCGCGGCTACCGCGTCGAGCTCGGCGATCTGCACGTCGGCGCCCCGAAGGTAGCCACCCCGATGGACGCATTCCAGCTCGCCTTCGAGCACGAGCAGAAGGTGTCCAACGAGATCCGTGAGATCGCCCGCGTGGCCAACGAGGTCGGCGACCTGGATTCCCGCCAGCTCATCGACTGGTTCCTCAACGAGCAGATCGAGGAAGAGGCCTCCGTCAGCGAGATCATCGACCGCCTCAAGCTGGTCGGCAACGAGGGCGAGGGTCTGCTGTACCTCGA is a genomic window of Corynebacterium massiliense DSM 45435 containing:
- a CDS encoding ferritin gives rise to the protein MHEKLQDIINKQVNSEHEAALVYTQLAYEMDNLSLLGMRDWFKNQAAEEREHAQKFADHLINRGYRVELGDLHVGAPKVATPMDAFQLAFEHEQKVSNEIREIARVANEVGDLDSRQLIDWFLNEQIEEEASVSEIIDRLKLVGNEGEGLLYLDARLGSRD